A window of the Egibacter rhizosphaerae genome harbors these coding sequences:
- a CDS encoding ribonuclease HII, translating into MPPSHRRPAPRLDRERAWWAEGAVVAGVDEVGRGAWAGPVTYAAVVLPTDRRVYKLRDSKTLDPAAREHLARRLRGVAPGIGIGHASNREIDRLGMSLAMRLAARRAVEALPDRPDVLLLDGNWDFLADFPSHNERLIGGDARCASIAAASIVAKAARDSLMRHAEPRFPPYDFASNKGYPTPAHLASLDAQGPCELHRLSWRPVAAARWNATAPRLPLDEVTGVGSSAFG; encoded by the coding sequence TTGCCGCCCAGCCACCGCCGCCCCGCACCACGACTCGACCGCGAACGCGCCTGGTGGGCCGAGGGTGCGGTCGTGGCCGGCGTCGACGAGGTCGGACGCGGCGCGTGGGCCGGACCGGTGACGTACGCCGCGGTGGTGCTGCCGACCGACCGGCGGGTCTACAAGCTGCGGGACTCCAAGACGCTCGACCCGGCGGCACGCGAGCACCTCGCGCGGCGGCTGCGGGGCGTCGCGCCGGGCATCGGGATCGGCCACGCGTCGAACCGCGAGATCGACCGGCTCGGGATGAGCCTCGCGATGCGGCTGGCCGCCAGGCGCGCCGTGGAGGCGCTGCCGGACCGGCCCGACGTGCTGCTGCTGGACGGCAACTGGGACTTCCTCGCCGACTTCCCCAGCCACAACGAACGCCTGATCGGGGGCGACGCCCGGTGCGCCTCGATCGCGGCCGCCTCGATCGTGGCGAAGGCCGCTCGCGACTCCCTCATGCGTCACGCCGAACCCCGATTCCCCCCGTACGATTTCGCGTCGAACAAGGGCTATCCCACCCCGGCGCATCTCGCGAGCCTGGACGCGCAGGGCCCCTGTGAGCTGCACCGGCTGAGCTGGCGACCGGTGGCCGCGGCTCGCTGGAACGCGACCGCGCCGAGGCTCCCGCTCGACGAGGTGACGGGGGTCGGATCATCCGCGTTCGGGTAG
- a CDS encoding NAD-dependent epimerase/dehydratase family protein encodes MTVVAVTPVRGPLGSALLTRLGADPEVSRIVAVDLVEPPVPPGKLELRVADVRDPVLRHAFEGVDVVVHLGALSPAGPTTGDRPDDDADGRFARVVHGTRNVLEAAAAVGARGVVHVAPAAIYGAHPDNPVPLPEEARLRAPPDAPAAYRALLAEELVRAFDVRHPDVSIASLRLASLLGPGVDNAATALIEAPRVPLVRGHEPVVQVLDVRDAAAAIHHAVGGHLTGTVNVACDGWVPAAEAAHLVGRRLLRLPETPVTTALAGLRRIGATDLSEGQLAYLMHPWVLGTSRLRHSGWRAERSNREVLRAAGDAHRGYARLGSLRARRRLVYGGLGTVTGVSAVIGWQLARSRRRSR; translated from the coding sequence ATGACCGTGGTGGCCGTTACACCGGTGCGAGGCCCGCTGGGCTCCGCGCTCCTCACCCGTCTCGGGGCGGATCCCGAGGTTTCACGCATCGTCGCCGTGGATCTCGTGGAGCCACCCGTCCCCCCGGGCAAGCTCGAGCTGCGGGTCGCCGACGTGCGCGATCCCGTCCTGCGGCACGCGTTCGAGGGCGTGGACGTCGTGGTGCACCTCGGCGCGTTGTCGCCGGCCGGGCCCACCACCGGTGACCGGCCGGACGACGACGCGGATGGGCGCTTCGCGCGGGTCGTGCACGGCACCCGCAACGTGCTCGAGGCTGCTGCGGCCGTGGGCGCCAGAGGTGTCGTTCACGTCGCACCTGCCGCCATCTACGGTGCGCACCCGGACAACCCGGTTCCCTTGCCCGAGGAGGCGCGGCTGCGTGCCCCTCCCGATGCGCCCGCCGCCTACCGCGCCCTGCTCGCCGAAGAACTCGTTCGGGCGTTCGACGTGCGCCATCCGGACGTGTCGATCGCCTCTCTCCGGCTCGCGTCCCTCCTCGGGCCCGGGGTCGACAACGCCGCGACGGCGCTCATCGAGGCGCCGCGGGTGCCGCTCGTCCGCGGCCACGAGCCGGTGGTCCAGGTGCTCGACGTGCGCGACGCGGCGGCGGCGATCCACCATGCCGTCGGAGGCCACCTCACCGGCACCGTGAACGTCGCCTGCGACGGGTGGGTGCCCGCGGCGGAAGCAGCGCACCTCGTCGGTCGCCGTCTCCTGCGCCTTCCCGAGACCCCCGTGACGACGGCCTTGGCCGGGTTGCGTCGAATCGGTGCGACCGACCTCTCCGAAGGACAGCTCGCCTACCTCATGCATCCCTGGGTGCTGGGGACGTCCCGCCTGCGCCACAGTGGCTGGCGAGCCGAGCGCTCCAACCGCGAGGTGCTGCGTGCTGCCGGGGATGCCCATCGCGGCTATGCGCGGCTCGGTAGCCTGCGCGCCCGTCGGCGCCTCGTCTACGGTGGTCTCGGGACGGTCACCGGCGTGAGCGCCGTCATCGGCTGGCAGCTCGCGCGTAGCCGGCGCCGTTCCCGCTGA
- a CDS encoding molybdenum cofactor biosynthesis protein MoaE, with product MPARTHAALTSEPLSTDAAHRFCADPAAGAVVVFVGAVREQSEGRAVTGLSYEAYVELANAQLVRLAEELALRDGITAVWMEHRVGSLGVEEPSVVVGVSAAHRPEAFAAAREGIDRLKAEVPIWKQEHWADGDAHWPGTT from the coding sequence GTGCCCGCCCGCACCCACGCCGCCCTCACCTCGGAGCCGCTCTCGACGGATGCCGCGCACCGCTTCTGCGCCGATCCCGCTGCGGGCGCGGTCGTCGTCTTCGTGGGGGCTGTGCGTGAGCAGAGCGAGGGCCGCGCGGTGACGGGGCTGTCCTACGAGGCGTACGTCGAGCTCGCGAATGCCCAGCTCGTGCGCCTCGCCGAGGAGCTCGCGTTGCGCGACGGCATCACGGCCGTGTGGATGGAGCACCGTGTCGGGTCGCTCGGTGTCGAGGAGCCGTCCGTGGTGGTCGGGGTCTCGGCTGCGCACCGACCGGAGGCGTTCGCAGCGGCCCGCGAGGGTATTGATCGCCTCAAGGCCGAGGTGCCGATCTGGAAACAGGAGCACTGGGCCGACGGCGATGCGCACTGGCCCGGGACGACCTAG
- a CDS encoding zinc-dependent metalloprotease, whose translation MSDPFGGFDPRMFEQVPFFRELAKVMSWSGGPVNWDLARQTAEALAGRDPRALGDGGTSEEAFSDAVDTAELWLDQVTGLPRVAGPARSLDAGAWAELATTAEGLGRYVEPIARGMGETLSGQLPEELQQQLGSASGMKPALDALGAMLFGVQVGTVAGNLADQLVGTYDLGVPTTDPRVVGTVGGGLGRFATDFDLDESEARYWLALREAAHRRVFGGLPWLREHLDDLISRFASEADLDPSRMMDALGGAGFDPSDPEALEQALQDPDAFEIEPTEAQKRILRELQTLVAFTEGWSATIVHAAAADRLPSLGRIEEAALRHRAEHGPGERFLQQLMGLDLKPADLRQGRDFCDAVVAARDLEGLDRAWARAEHLPRPDELEDPSRWLVRMAAIELGVDGDPPEQH comes from the coding sequence ATGAGTGATCCGTTCGGCGGGTTCGATCCCCGCATGTTCGAGCAGGTCCCGTTCTTCCGCGAACTGGCCAAGGTCATGTCATGGAGCGGCGGTCCCGTGAACTGGGACCTCGCCCGGCAGACGGCAGAAGCGCTCGCTGGTCGTGACCCCCGGGCCCTCGGTGACGGCGGCACGAGCGAGGAAGCCTTCTCCGACGCGGTCGACACCGCGGAGCTCTGGCTCGACCAAGTGACGGGCCTGCCACGGGTCGCCGGGCCGGCGCGCTCCCTCGACGCGGGCGCGTGGGCGGAGCTCGCCACCACCGCCGAGGGACTCGGTCGCTACGTCGAGCCGATCGCCCGCGGGATGGGCGAGACGCTCAGCGGTCAGCTACCCGAGGAGCTCCAACAGCAGTTGGGGTCCGCATCCGGCATGAAGCCCGCACTCGATGCCCTCGGCGCGATGCTGTTCGGTGTGCAGGTCGGCACCGTCGCCGGGAACCTCGCCGACCAGCTCGTCGGGACCTACGACCTCGGTGTCCCCACGACCGACCCCCGCGTGGTGGGCACGGTCGGGGGTGGCCTGGGGCGGTTCGCGACCGACTTCGACCTCGATGAGTCCGAGGCGCGGTACTGGCTGGCGCTGCGCGAGGCGGCGCATCGACGGGTGTTCGGTGGTCTGCCGTGGCTTCGGGAGCACCTCGACGACCTCATCAGTCGCTTCGCCTCGGAGGCCGACCTCGATCCCAGCCGCATGATGGACGCGTTGGGCGGGGCCGGCTTCGACCCGTCCGATCCCGAGGCGCTCGAGCAGGCTTTGCAGGATCCCGACGCGTTCGAGATCGAGCCGACGGAGGCCCAGAAGCGGATCCTGCGTGAGCTGCAGACACTGGTCGCATTCACCGAGGGGTGGAGCGCCACGATCGTGCACGCCGCGGCGGCCGACCGGCTACCGTCCCTCGGGCGGATCGAGGAGGCCGCGCTGCGCCACCGCGCAGAGCACGGTCCGGGCGAACGGTTCCTGCAGCAGCTGATGGGCCTCGACCTCAAGCCCGCGGATCTGCGGCAGGGTCGCGACTTCTGCGACGCGGTGGTCGCCGCGCGCGACCTCGAGGGACTCGACCGCGCCTGGGCGCGGGCCGAGCACCTTCCGCGCCCGGACGAGCTCGAGGACCCGAGCCGTTGGCTCGTGCGCATGGCCGCGATCGAGCTCGGGGTCGACGGCGACCCGCCCGAGCAGCACTAG
- the cysS gene encoding cysteine--tRNA ligase yields the protein MRLYDTRRDRVVPFVGARTVRLYVCGVTPYDATHLGHAFTYTAFDALVRLLEHRGHRVRYVRNVTDVDDDILRTAREAGRSHEVIAREEVERFLSDCAALNLRPPDVEPWASEAVPAIQRAIAGLLEQGVAYDVGDGRVYYDVRAAGDALGALSKLDRETMLVEFGEKGGDPDAPDKRDPLDFLLWQPSAPDEPAWGSPWGAGRPGWHIECSAMAMEELGGVIDVHGGGRDLVFPHHEAEILQSEGLTGQGPFARWWLHTGMAGLDGHKMSKSERNLVFVADLRERYAPAAIKRYLLQHHYREDWSFDADQLDAACQSVKAWADVAGDAGRDEAAEARMVDALENDLDTPTALAVLDELAGAGRGESVRWGAGLLGIDLGAA from the coding sequence ATGCGGCTGTATGACACTCGGCGTGATCGCGTGGTGCCGTTCGTCGGCGCGCGAACGGTCCGTCTCTACGTCTGCGGCGTCACGCCGTACGACGCCACCCATCTCGGCCACGCGTTCACGTACACGGCGTTCGACGCTCTCGTCCGCCTGCTCGAACACCGTGGTCACCGCGTGCGGTACGTGCGCAACGTCACCGACGTCGACGACGACATCCTCCGCACCGCGCGCGAGGCGGGCCGGTCGCACGAGGTGATCGCCCGGGAGGAGGTCGAGCGCTTCTTGAGCGACTGCGCCGCGTTGAACCTCCGTCCTCCCGACGTGGAACCGTGGGCCAGCGAGGCCGTGCCCGCGATCCAGCGCGCGATCGCGGGCCTCCTCGAGCAGGGCGTCGCCTACGACGTCGGGGACGGCCGCGTGTACTACGACGTCCGGGCCGCGGGCGATGCCTTGGGTGCGCTGTCGAAGCTCGATCGGGAGACGATGCTCGTCGAGTTCGGCGAGAAGGGCGGCGATCCGGACGCTCCGGACAAGCGCGATCCGCTCGACTTCCTGCTGTGGCAGCCGAGTGCCCCCGACGAGCCGGCCTGGGGCAGCCCGTGGGGGGCCGGCCGGCCGGGGTGGCACATCGAGTGCTCCGCGATGGCCATGGAGGAACTCGGCGGCGTCATCGACGTCCACGGCGGCGGACGGGACCTGGTCTTCCCCCATCACGAGGCCGAGATCCTGCAGTCCGAGGGCCTGACCGGTCAGGGACCGTTCGCACGCTGGTGGCTGCACACCGGGATGGCCGGGCTCGACGGGCACAAGATGTCGAAGTCCGAACGCAATCTCGTGTTCGTGGCCGACCTCCGCGAACGGTACGCACCGGCGGCGATCAAGCGCTACCTCCTGCAGCACCACTACCGCGAGGACTGGTCGTTCGACGCGGACCAGTTGGACGCGGCCTGTCAGTCGGTGAAGGCGTGGGCCGATGTGGCGGGCGACGCGGGCCGAGACGAGGCAGCCGAGGCGCGGATGGTGGACGCGCTCGAGAACGACCTGGACACCCCCACCGCGCTCGCCGTCCTCGACGAGCTCGCCGGCGCCGGACGCGGGGAATCCGTTCGGTGGGGGGCAGGCCTACTGGGGATAGATCTCGGGGCCGCGTAG
- a CDS encoding IS110 family transposase, translating to MMHMHGIRAQQLSARTVGVGLDRLVAVPVDVGKSAAMAMVVDFSGRRLAAPFEFALDRSGVAGFVARVERVLPAETALVRVGVEACGHYHRPLVASRVLPGHWQLVEHNPAWVSAQRRVNGTGRTKTDPIDLTAIADLLLAGRGYEVAVGDELLVELSAWAAHRRRRVQARSAVKNQLTGQLDRCFPGLGASLSSVLGTKVGRLVAAEFSDPDRLARLGVARFRAFAARRDVRVSVALAERLVAAARDALPTPDAAVARQVLAADLALLDGLDGQLAEVDARIDALVPATRYRVLTSGPGWGAVRAAGYAAGVGDPARWPSHRQVYRAAGLNPAQYESAGRRRDSGISREGSVPLRRAILDLGVGLWHQDPAARRYAAGLRERGKPGAIIATALARRANKIAFAMVRDQTLYDPACWASKE from the coding sequence ATGATGCACATGCATGGTATTCGAGCGCAGCAACTTTCGGCGCGGACGGTCGGCGTGGGGTTGGATCGGCTGGTGGCGGTGCCGGTGGATGTGGGCAAGTCGGCGGCGATGGCGATGGTGGTCGACTTCTCGGGTCGGCGGCTGGCCGCGCCGTTCGAGTTCGCTCTCGACCGGTCGGGGGTGGCGGGGTTCGTCGCTCGGGTCGAGCGGGTTCTGCCGGCGGAGACGGCGTTGGTGCGGGTGGGGGTGGAGGCGTGCGGGCACTATCATCGGCCGCTGGTCGCCTCGAGGGTGCTGCCCGGGCACTGGCAGCTGGTGGAGCACAACCCGGCGTGGGTGTCAGCCCAGCGGCGGGTCAACGGCACGGGTCGGACCAAGACCGACCCGATCGACTTGACCGCGATCGCGGATCTGCTGCTGGCCGGCCGCGGCTACGAGGTGGCCGTCGGTGATGAGCTGCTGGTCGAGCTGAGCGCGTGGGCGGCGCATCGCCGCCGGCGGGTGCAGGCCCGCTCGGCGGTCAAGAACCAGCTGACCGGTCAGCTGGACCGCTGCTTTCCCGGGCTGGGCGCGAGTCTGTCGAGCGTGCTGGGCACCAAGGTCGGCCGCCTTGTCGCGGCCGAGTTCTCAGACCCCGATCGGCTCGCCCGGCTCGGCGTGGCCCGCTTCCGGGCGTTCGCGGCGCGCCGCGACGTGCGCGTGAGCGTGGCGCTGGCCGAGCGCCTCGTGGCCGCGGCCCGCGACGCGCTGCCCACGCCCGACGCGGCGGTGGCCCGTCAGGTCCTGGCCGCCGATCTGGCGCTGCTCGACGGCCTGGACGGCCAACTCGCCGAGGTCGACGCGCGCATCGACGCGCTCGTGCCCGCCACCCGCTACCGCGTGCTGACGTCGGGGCCGGGCTGGGGGGCGGTCCGCGCGGCCGGCTACGCCGCCGGCGTCGGCGACCCGGCACGCTGGCCCTCGCACCGGCAGGTGTACCGCGCCGCCGGGCTGAACCCCGCCCAGTACGAGTCCGCCGGACGCCGTCGTGACAGCGGCATCAGCCGGGAGGGATCGGTGCCGCTGCGCCGGGCGATCCTCGACCTCGGCGTGGGCCTGTGGCACCAAGATCCCGCCGCCCGCCGCTACGCCGCCGGGCTGCGCGAGCGCGGCAAGCCCGGCGCGATCATCGCCACCGCCCTGGCCCGCCGGGCGAACAAGATCGCCTTCGCGATGGTCCGCGACCAGACGCTGTACGACCCCGCCTGCTGGGCCAGCAAGGAGTAG
- a CDS encoding S1C family serine protease: protein MSAIVAAIVAAVVAAGVVENADVDSAASPAGEDTADADEVPTPDLSGLEADTSVEVVAEATMPSVAHLETGQGATGSAVIFREDGYLITNAHVVGNANQVQVTLGDGQARSGEVVATAPFADIAVLRVDEDGLPTAEFTDEAPNVGAPAIAIGSPFGFDATVTSGVVSALNRTLPADQRGEVVLSDLIQTDAAINPGNSGGPLVDGEGRVMGINTAIISQTGTDAGIGFAIPASTAVSLAERLIDDGEVSPAFLGIQGDNLEPGAAEQFDLDVASGAVVVAVVPDSPADEAGLAEGDIITGIDGDGVESMFDVQGRIRITEPGTTITLTVVRDGEELELETTLTEQPEQTELP from the coding sequence GTGTCCGCGATCGTCGCCGCGATCGTCGCGGCGGTGGTGGCCGCCGGCGTCGTCGAGAACGCTGACGTGGACAGTGCCGCGTCCCCCGCCGGCGAGGACACCGCCGACGCGGACGAGGTTCCCACCCCGGACCTCTCGGGGCTGGAGGCCGACACCTCGGTCGAGGTCGTCGCCGAAGCCACGATGCCGTCGGTCGCGCACTTGGAGACCGGCCAGGGCGCCACCGGTTCGGCCGTCATCTTCCGTGAGGACGGGTACCTCATCACGAACGCCCATGTGGTGGGCAACGCGAACCAGGTGCAGGTCACCCTCGGGGACGGCCAAGCGCGTAGCGGCGAGGTCGTTGCGACGGCCCCGTTCGCCGACATCGCCGTCCTGCGGGTGGACGAGGACGGACTCCCCACCGCGGAGTTCACGGACGAGGCCCCGAACGTCGGCGCACCCGCCATCGCGATCGGCTCGCCGTTCGGGTTCGACGCGACCGTCACCTCGGGGGTGGTGAGCGCCCTGAACCGCACCCTACCGGCCGATCAGCGGGGCGAAGTGGTCCTGAGCGATCTCATCCAGACCGACGCCGCGATCAACCCGGGCAATTCGGGCGGGCCACTCGTCGACGGCGAAGGCCGCGTGATGGGGATCAACACCGCGATCATCTCGCAGACCGGCACCGACGCCGGCATCGGCTTCGCGATCCCGGCCAGTACGGCGGTGTCGCTGGCCGAGCGCCTCATCGACGACGGTGAGGTCTCGCCGGCCTTCCTCGGTATCCAGGGAGACAACCTCGAGCCGGGCGCAGCCGAGCAATTCGACCTCGACGTGGCGTCCGGCGCCGTCGTCGTCGCTGTCGTCCCGGACAGTCCCGCCGACGAGGCCGGCCTCGCCGAGGGGGACATCATCACCGGGATCGACGGTGACGGGGTCGAGTCGATGTTCGACGTGCAGGGCCGCATCCGCATCACCGAGCCCGGCACGACGATCACGCTGACGGTCGTGCGCGACGGAGAGGAACTCGAACTCGAGACCACGCTGACCGAGCAGCCCGAGCAGACCGAGCTGCCGTAG
- a CDS encoding NAD-dependent malic enzyme: MSLPSAQYSMTMRVHLEDSSRGVGQVTTAVGDAGGSVTAVDIVDAQGDILVADITVNAADGAQSDAITAAVEAVPGAALHKVSDRTFLMHLGGKLEVRATSPIKTRDDLSMAYTPGVARVCQALVDRPEDARRLTIKRNTVAVVTDGSAVLGLGDIGATAALPVMEGKATLFKEFADVDAWPVCIDSSDPDEIVRTVQLLAPVYGGVNLEDIAAPRCFKVEERLQELLDIPVFHDDQHGTAIVVLGALRNALRLVGKRLEDARIVMAGAGAAGVAILQMLQGEGVEHVVVTDREGIVHSGRSDLHETKARIARTTNSSGERGTVVDALEGADVFIGVAGPDLIAPGDLARMARDPIVFALANPDPEVDPVGAREHAAVLATGRSDQPNQINNVLAFPGIFRGALDAQATRITPEMKLAAARALAGVVPPEELRPSYIVPSVFNPDVAPAVAEAVRDAAPST, encoded by the coding sequence ATGTCCCTGCCCAGCGCGCAGTATTCGATGACCATGCGCGTGCACCTCGAGGACTCCTCGCGAGGGGTCGGCCAGGTCACCACCGCCGTGGGCGACGCCGGTGGCAGCGTGACCGCCGTCGACATCGTCGATGCCCAGGGGGACATCCTCGTGGCCGACATCACCGTCAACGCCGCCGACGGTGCCCAGTCCGACGCGATCACGGCCGCGGTGGAGGCCGTCCCCGGTGCCGCCCTGCACAAAGTGAGCGACCGCACCTTCCTGATGCACCTCGGCGGCAAGCTCGAGGTCCGGGCGACCAGCCCGATAAAGACCCGCGACGACCTCTCGATGGCCTACACCCCGGGTGTGGCCCGGGTCTGCCAGGCCCTCGTCGACCGGCCCGAGGACGCTCGCCGCCTCACGATCAAGCGCAACACCGTGGCGGTGGTCACGGACGGATCGGCCGTGCTCGGCCTGGGGGACATCGGCGCCACCGCCGCGCTGCCGGTGATGGAGGGGAAGGCCACGCTGTTCAAGGAGTTCGCCGACGTCGACGCATGGCCGGTCTGCATCGACTCGAGCGACCCTGACGAGATCGTGCGGACCGTCCAGCTCCTCGCCCCCGTCTACGGGGGCGTGAACCTGGAGGACATCGCCGCCCCCAGGTGCTTCAAGGTGGAGGAACGGCTGCAGGAGCTGCTCGACATCCCCGTCTTCCACGACGACCAGCACGGCACGGCCATCGTGGTCCTCGGGGCGCTGCGCAACGCCCTGCGACTCGTCGGCAAGCGGCTCGAGGACGCCCGGATCGTGATGGCGGGCGCGGGCGCCGCCGGGGTGGCGATCCTGCAGATGCTGCAGGGCGAGGGCGTCGAGCACGTCGTCGTGACCGACCGCGAGGGGATCGTCCACAGCGGCCGCAGCGACCTGCACGAGACGAAGGCACGGATCGCACGGACCACCAACTCGAGCGGGGAACGGGGCACCGTGGTCGACGCCCTCGAGGGTGCCGACGTGTTCATCGGCGTCGCGGGGCCCGACCTCATCGCGCCAGGGGACCTCGCGAGGATGGCCCGCGACCCGATCGTGTTCGCGCTCGCCAACCCCGACCCCGAAGTGGATCCGGTGGGCGCACGCGAACACGCGGCGGTGCTTGCCACCGGCCGCAGTGACCAGCCCAACCAGATCAACAACGTGCTCGCGTTCCCGGGGATCTTCCGCGGCGCGCTCGACGCCCAGGCGACCCGGATCACCCCCGAGATGAAGCTCGCCGCGGCCAGGGCGCTCGCGGGGGTCGTGCCCCCGGAGGAGCTACGCCCCAGCTATATCGTGCCGAGCGTGTTCAACCCGGACGTGGCCCCTGCCGTCGCCGAGGCGGTCAGGGATGCCGCACCGAGTACATAG
- a CDS encoding GlsB/YeaQ/YmgE family stress response membrane protein, translating into MEGIIGILFGGLIVGAVARLALPGPQPIGCIGTIAIGVAGGALGGLLGRGILGGPEGPLVDFAFSVLGAVLLLLGLRALAGRRRL; encoded by the coding sequence GTGGAAGGCATCATCGGGATCCTCTTCGGCGGCCTGATCGTCGGCGCGGTCGCGCGGTTGGCCCTACCGGGACCCCAACCGATCGGTTGCATCGGTACGATCGCGATCGGGGTCGCGGGCGGGGCCCTCGGGGGGCTGCTCGGACGAGGAATTCTCGGCGGCCCGGAAGGTCCGCTGGTGGATTTCGCGTTCAGTGTTCTGGGAGCGGTGCTCCTGCTGCTCGGGCTCCGCGCGCTCGCGGGGCGACGTCGGCTCTAG
- a CDS encoding co-chaperone GroES: MDTPEPTPPDPHAAADGNASDPQEGSPDGASEPEGTHAVRVTADRLLCEPPQDSERRSKGGILIPATAQQEGRRGLWCRVVAVGPLVRGIEAEDRVLFLPDDAVEVDIRGDLFLVVRERDVHAVASAERAADPTGLYL, encoded by the coding sequence ATGGACACTCCCGAGCCCACCCCACCAGACCCGCACGCGGCCGCGGACGGCAACGCGTCCGACCCGCAGGAGGGCAGCCCCGACGGCGCCAGCGAGCCGGAGGGCACGCACGCGGTCCGCGTCACCGCCGACCGACTGCTCTGCGAGCCACCCCAGGACAGCGAGCGTCGCTCCAAGGGCGGCATCCTGATCCCCGCCACCGCCCAACAGGAGGGGCGCCGTGGGCTCTGGTGCAGGGTGGTGGCGGTCGGTCCGCTGGTGCGTGGGATCGAAGCGGAGGACCGGGTCCTCTTCCTGCCCGACGACGCGGTCGAGGTCGACATCCGCGGCGACCTGTTCCTCGTCGTGCGCGAACGCGACGTCCACGCGGTGGCGTCGGCCGAGCGGGCCGCCGACCCCACCGGCCTCTACTTGTGA
- the ettA gene encoding energy-dependent translational throttle protein EttA — protein MAEYQYVMKGLTKIVPPNQEILSNIWLSFFPGAKIGVIGPNGAGKSTLLRIMAGVDTEFEGEAWPGHGVTVGYLSQEPELDPDKDVRGNVMEGTAHAARLLERFNELSARMAEPLDDEEMGKVYEEFAEVQDAIEAAGAWDLDRTLEIAMDALRVPPGDADVTALSGGERRRVALCRLLLQRPDLLLLDEPTNHLDAESVAWLERHLEEYPGTVVAVTHDRYFLDNVAGWILELDRGKGIPFQGNYSGWLAAKQERLRQEEKQETARQKTLERELEWVNASPKARQAKSKARIQAYEALLNQKPEERQGSAEILIPETRRLGDLVVEADGVAKGYGDTLLFEDLTFSLPPGGLVGVIGPNGAGKTTLFRLIVGEEEPDDGALRVGDSVDLAYVDQSREALEGSRTVFEEITGGQDILHIGGREVQSRKYVAQFNFRGPDQQKKVGDCSGGERNRIHLAKLLQRGGNLVLLDEPTNDLDVDTLRALEEALLSFAGCAVVISHDRWFLDRIATHILAFEGDSQVRWFQGSYSEYEEDRRKRLGDEADQPTRIKYKPLTRP, from the coding sequence GTGGCCGAGTACCAGTACGTCATGAAGGGGCTCACGAAGATCGTGCCCCCGAACCAGGAGATCCTGTCGAACATCTGGCTCTCCTTCTTCCCGGGGGCGAAGATCGGGGTGATCGGACCGAACGGCGCGGGCAAGTCGACGTTGCTGCGCATCATGGCCGGCGTCGACACCGAGTTCGAGGGGGAGGCCTGGCCCGGGCACGGCGTGACCGTCGGCTACCTGTCCCAGGAGCCCGAACTCGACCCGGACAAGGACGTGCGCGGCAACGTGATGGAGGGCACCGCGCACGCCGCCCGACTGCTCGAACGCTTCAACGAACTGTCGGCGAGGATGGCCGAGCCCCTCGACGACGAGGAGATGGGCAAGGTCTACGAGGAGTTCGCCGAGGTCCAGGACGCCATCGAGGCCGCGGGGGCGTGGGACCTCGACCGCACCCTCGAGATCGCGATGGACGCCCTGCGCGTGCCACCCGGTGACGCGGACGTCACGGCGCTGTCGGGCGGCGAGCGCCGCCGCGTGGCGCTCTGTCGGCTCCTGCTCCAGCGGCCGGACCTGTTGTTGCTCGACGAGCCGACCAACCACCTCGACGCCGAGAGCGTCGCCTGGCTCGAACGCCACCTCGAGGAGTATCCGGGCACCGTCGTCGCGGTCACCCACGACCGCTACTTCCTCGACAACGTCGCGGGCTGGATCCTCGAGCTCGACCGGGGCAAGGGCATCCCGTTCCAGGGGAACTACTCGGGCTGGTTGGCAGCCAAGCAGGAGCGGCTGCGCCAGGAGGAGAAGCAGGAGACGGCACGGCAGAAGACCCTCGAGCGGGAGCTCGAGTGGGTCAACGCGAGCCCCAAGGCCCGCCAGGCCAAGTCGAAGGCGCGGATCCAGGCCTACGAGGCGCTGCTCAACCAGAAGCCCGAGGAACGCCAGGGATCGGCGGAGATCCTCATCCCCGAGACCCGGCGGCTCGGCGACCTCGTCGTCGAGGCGGACGGCGTCGCGAAGGGCTACGGCGACACGCTGCTGTTCGAGGATCTCACGTTCAGCCTGCCCCCGGGCGGCCTCGTCGGGGTGATCGGACCGAACGGGGCCGGGAAGACGACCCTGTTCCGGCTGATCGTCGGCGAGGAGGAGCCGGACGACGGCGCGCTGCGGGTCGGGGATTCCGTCGATCTTGCCTACGTGGATCAGAGCCGCGAGGCGCTCGAGGGGTCCCGGACCGTGTTCGAGGAGATCACGGGCGGGCAGGACATCCTGCACATCGGCGGTCGCGAGGTGCAGAGCCGCAAGTACGTCGCGCAGTTCAACTTCCGAGGGCCCGACCAGCAGAAGAAGGTGGGGGACTGCTCGGGGGGTGAGCGCAACCGCATCCACCTCGCCAAGCTCCTCCAGCGGGGCGGCAACCTCGTCCTCCTCGACGAGCCGACCAACGACCTCGACGTCGACACGCTTCGCGCGCTCGAGGAGGCGCTCCTGTCGTTCGCGGGCTGCGCGGTGGTCATCAGCCACGACCGCTGGTTCCTGGACCGCATCGCGACCCACATCCTCGCGTTCGAGGGGGACAGCCAGGTGCGGTGGTTCCAGGGGTCGTACTCGGAGTACGAGGAGGACCGCCGCAAGCGGCTCGGTGACGAGGCCGATCAGCCGACCCGCATCAAGTACAAGCCGCTCACCCGTCCGTAG